Part of the Bacillus cabrialesii genome is shown below.
GCACAAACGGAAAGCTCAGGCTTAATGTGTTTAAATTGCAACTCAATGTCTTCGAAGCCGGCTGCTTTGAAGTCGGCAATCATCTGTTTTCCAAATGATTTTGTTTTTTCGGGACTGGCGTCCGCTTCCCGCGGCTGCATCGTGATCGCAGTTCTGCCGCCGGGCTTTAGCGCCCGGTAAATCTGTTTCACGCCTTTTGTCTGGTCATTCCAAATGGTGTAGTTGTTAACGGAAATCACTTTATCATAAAACGAGGCGGTGAGGGGAAATGTCTCGATGCTTCCTTGTATCAAACGCACGCCTTTCGATTTTACTCTGCGGGCGGCCAACTTCAGCATAGTCTCTGACACATCAATCCCATGAAGCTGAACGTCCTTTTCGCGTTTCAGCATCTGCTGCATGCAGTATCCCGGCCCGAATCCGATTTCTAAAATGCTGTCACCGCGTGTCATCCCCAGCTGATCTATTGTCCAATGATTCAGTGTCTGATTTTCAGCAGCCATGATGTAACCGGCAATCATGCCGAATACGCCCTTTGGCTTGCTGAATTTTTTGGAAAGCATGTTAATCATTCAGCGACCTCCTTTGAAAGTTATTTCCTCCTTACGTTTCATGTGAAACATTTTTCTGATAAAGCAATGTGAAGGTGCCAACCCATGTTTATCCAACGAACGTGTGAGGTACACAACAAATAGACATGAAAACAAAGGAGGAGAATCATCATGACAAATTATCCGAAAGAACTGCCGGCCCAAACCCAAAATCGCCAGCCGGGAATCGAAAGTGAAATGAATCCAAGTCCGGTGTATGAGTACGAGAATTATAAAGGAGCGGACAAATTAAAAGGAAAAGTTGCGCTCATTACAGGCGGCGACAGCGGAATCGGACGCGCGGTATCCGTCGCTTACGCAAAGGAAGGCGCTGACATCGCTATTGTATATAAGGATGAGCATGGAGACGCTGAAGAGACGAAGAAGCGTGTAGAACAAGAAGGCGTAAAATGCCTGCTCATCGCTGGTGACGTAGGCGAAGAGGAATTCTGCAATGAAGCGGTTGAAAACACGGTGAAGGAACTAGGCGGCCTTGACATCCTTGTCAACAATGCCGGTGAACAGCATCCGAAGGAAAGCATCAAAGACATTACGAGCGAACAGCTTCACCGCACATTCAAAACAAACTTTTATTCTCAATTTTATTTGACTAAAAAAGCAATTGATTACCTGAAACCGGGCAGCGCCATCATCAATACGACATCTATCAACCCGTACGTAGGGAACCCGACACTGATTGATTATACAGCGACAAAAGGGGCCATCAATGCCTTTACAAGAACAATGGCGCAGGCGCTTGTCAAAGACGGCATCCGTGTGAATGCAGTCGCGCCGGGGCCAATTTGGACGCCATTAATTCCAGCTACATTCCCTGAAGAAACAGTCGCTCAATTTGGGCAAAACACGCCGATGGGACGCCCTGGACAGCCTGTTGAGCACGTCGGCTGTTATGTACTGCTCGCTTCAGATGAGTCATCTTACATGACAGGCCAGAC
Proteins encoded:
- a CDS encoding class I SAM-dependent methyltransferase, producing the protein MINMLSKKFSKPKGVFGMIAGYIMAAENQTLNHWTIDQLGMTRGDSILEIGFGPGYCMQQMLKREKDVQLHGIDVSETMLKLAARRVKSKGVRLIQGSIETFPLTASFYDKVISVNNYTIWNDQTKGVKQIYRALKPGGRTAITMQPREADASPEKTKSFGKQMIADFKAAGFEDIELQFKHIKPELSVCATAKKPVT
- a CDS encoding SDR family oxidoreductase → MTNYPKELPAQTQNRQPGIESEMNPSPVYEYENYKGADKLKGKVALITGGDSGIGRAVSVAYAKEGADIAIVYKDEHGDAEETKKRVEQEGVKCLLIAGDVGEEEFCNEAVENTVKELGGLDILVNNAGEQHPKESIKDITSEQLHRTFKTNFYSQFYLTKKAIDYLKPGSAIINTTSINPYVGNPTLIDYTATKGAINAFTRTMAQALVKDGIRVNAVAPGPIWTPLIPATFPEETVAQFGQNTPMGRPGQPVEHVGCYVLLASDESSYMTGQTLHVNGGKFVTT